A part of Candidatus Poribacteria bacterium genomic DNA contains:
- a CDS encoding threonine synthase, translating to MEKVLGLKCRECGEKYPKEPLHVCEFCFGPLEVDYNYEEIQKSISRHSIENGPESMWRYADLLPIDGEPTDGTNTGFTPLVRAKNLGDALGIKELYIKDDTVCHPTFSFKDRVVAVALSKAKEFDFDTVSCASTGNLANAVAAHAAIAKLNCFIFIPADLEVSKVVASLVYGPTVVGITGTYDDVNRLCSEIGGIYPWAFVNINIRPFYAEGSKTLCFELLEQLGWKAPAHIVAPAAGGSLITKIGKAIKEFHILGLIDKPTTKIHVAQAEGCGPIVNTYKENSDFVKPVRPNTIAKSLAIGNPADGIYAVDTVRNSGGVGEHATDVEIVDAIKLLASTEGIFTETAGGVTLAAARKLVESGHIQPDEPTVLAITGNGLKTVEALENKTDTSHLIAPQLNAFRKLMTEIE from the coding sequence ATGGAAAAAGTATTAGGGCTCAAATGCCGTGAATGTGGTGAGAAATATCCAAAAGAACCGCTTCACGTTTGCGAATTCTGTTTCGGGCCCCTGGAAGTAGACTATAACTATGAAGAGATACAAAAATCTATTTCAAGGCATTCAATAGAAAACGGTCCTGAAAGCATGTGGCGTTATGCAGATCTCCTGCCGATAGATGGGGAACCGACAGATGGCACCAACACCGGATTTACACCGCTCGTCCGAGCGAAAAATCTCGGAGACGCCCTCGGGATCAAAGAACTCTATATCAAAGATGACACTGTCTGCCATCCGACCTTTTCTTTCAAAGATCGGGTCGTAGCCGTCGCCTTGAGCAAGGCAAAAGAATTCGATTTTGACACTGTTTCTTGTGCCTCCACCGGCAACCTCGCCAACGCCGTTGCCGCCCACGCCGCCATCGCAAAATTGAATTGTTTCATCTTCATTCCCGCGGATCTCGAAGTGAGCAAGGTCGTCGCATCTCTCGTTTACGGTCCAACAGTCGTCGGTATCACAGGCACTTATGACGATGTCAACCGACTCTGTAGTGAGATCGGCGGGATTTATCCGTGGGCATTTGTTAACATCAACATCCGTCCTTTCTACGCTGAAGGCTCGAAAACTCTCTGCTTTGAACTGCTCGAACAACTCGGTTGGAAGGCACCCGCACATATCGTCGCACCCGCCGCTGGGGGTTCTCTCATCACAAAAATTGGCAAAGCTATAAAAGAATTCCACATTTTGGGGTTAATAGATAAACCGACCACTAAAATCCATGTCGCCCAAGCCGAGGGGTGTGGACCCATCGTCAATACATACAAAGAAAACAGCGATTTTGTAAAACCTGTCAGACCCAACACAATCGCTAAATCGCTTGCTATCGGTAATCCTGCAGACGGTATCTATGCCGTTGACACAGTCCGGAACTCCGGCGGTGTCGGCGAGCACGCCACCGATGTTGAGATCGTGGACGCAATTAAGCTCCTCGCTTCCACAGAGGGTATCTTCACGGAAACCGCGGGTGGAGTCACACTCGCCGCCGCGAGAAAATTGGTAGAGAGTGGACACATTCAACCTGATGAGCCTACAGTTCTTGCCATCACGGGTAACGGACTCAAAACCGTTGAAGCCCTTGAAAATAAAACCGATACCTCACATCTCATTGCCCCGCAACTCAACGCTTTTCGGAAACTGATGACGGAAATTGAATAG